The following coding sequences are from one Candidatus Nitrohelix vancouverensis window:
- a CDS encoding response regulator, whose translation MSVITIWKPFYWYEGFLKLATGVVSLVTAVLVWPLLKQALKLPSSAELKLVNATLQMEVDKRKEAEKIAIRAKEEAEEANLAKSIFLANMSHEIRTPLNAVLGYSQMLLRQSDMAANVKDAIKTIDTSGKNLLTMINEILDLSKIEAGKMELNVSAFDLKELLDHVSRLFEPRCKEKKLQWNAKGFDDSVVVYGDEVKLQQILINLLGNAVKFTDSGEIKFFVTPLKDNQYQFNIIDTGQGIPVQAQEKIFNAFQQDKAGEQKGGTGLGLAIAKKQLELMGSDLFLKSETDSGAEFYFTLTLPPAAKDTTVTRVSPIVDSRTILHLSPGQKVKALIVDDIENNRQLLSQMLMNIGAETVVAVNGKDGIEKVKEHQPDIIFMDMRMPVMNGEDAIQEIHKEFGKDRFKIVSLTADIIGKNRDYYLSIGCHEHMSKPIQDNEVYRCIGKLLNVDFVYENEDPPSQEEATEEKEFDPAQFYAPENLQSRLIQMAGLCNVTELEIILKEMEQTEEVSELLVEHLRELNKTYDFDEIIKVMERVPNTKG comes from the coding sequence GTGAGCGTGATCACCATCTGGAAACCGTTTTACTGGTATGAAGGATTCCTTAAGCTGGCTACCGGCGTGGTTTCTCTGGTAACCGCTGTTCTTGTCTGGCCTTTGCTGAAACAGGCTCTCAAACTTCCCAGCTCAGCGGAATTAAAACTGGTCAATGCAACCTTGCAGATGGAAGTTGATAAAAGAAAAGAAGCTGAAAAAATTGCCATACGCGCCAAAGAGGAAGCCGAAGAAGCCAATCTGGCCAAATCCATCTTTCTTGCAAATATGAGCCATGAAATCCGAACCCCTTTGAACGCGGTTCTTGGTTACTCGCAAATGCTACTGAGGCAAAGTGATATGGCGGCAAATGTCAAAGATGCAATCAAAACCATCGATACCAGCGGGAAGAATCTTCTAACCATGATCAACGAGATTTTGGATCTCTCCAAAATTGAGGCGGGCAAAATGGAATTGAATGTTTCCGCCTTCGACCTCAAGGAATTGCTGGATCATGTTTCAAGATTGTTCGAGCCGCGTTGCAAGGAAAAGAAATTACAGTGGAATGCAAAGGGCTTTGACGATTCAGTTGTGGTTTATGGCGATGAGGTCAAGTTGCAACAAATCTTGATCAACCTTCTGGGCAATGCTGTCAAATTCACGGACTCGGGAGAGATAAAATTTTTTGTAACCCCCTTAAAAGATAACCAATATCAGTTCAATATTATCGACACCGGACAGGGAATTCCGGTTCAAGCCCAGGAAAAGATTTTTAATGCATTTCAACAGGATAAAGCGGGGGAGCAAAAAGGCGGAACAGGGCTGGGGCTAGCCATTGCCAAAAAACAACTAGAGCTGATGGGATCGGACCTGTTTTTAAAATCAGAAACGGATTCAGGCGCCGAGTTTTATTTCACTTTGACGCTTCCGCCCGCGGCAAAAGATACTACAGTCACTCGCGTTTCTCCCATAGTAGATAGCCGAACCATTTTGCATTTATCCCCCGGTCAAAAAGTTAAGGCATTGATCGTGGACGATATTGAAAACAACCGACAACTGCTCTCCCAAATGCTGATGAATATTGGCGCTGAAACTGTTGTTGCCGTAAACGGCAAGGACGGAATAGAAAAAGTAAAAGAACACCAACCCGACATTATTTTCATGGATATGAGAATGCCCGTCATGAACGGCGAAGATGCGATTCAAGAAATCCACAAGGAATTTGGCAAGGACCGTTTTAAAATCGTGTCATTAACCGCAGACATTATTGGAAAGAATCGGGACTATTATTTGTCCATAGGTTGTCATGAACATATGTCAAAACCCATACAGGATAATGAAGTCTACAGATGTATTGGCAAATTGCTGAATGTTGATTTTGTTTATGAAAACGAGGATCCACCGTCGCAAGAAGAGGCAACGGAGGAAAAAGAGTTCGATCCCGCTCAATTCTACGCGCCAGAGAATCTGCAATCCAGGCTTATACAAATGGCAGGGCTATGCAACGTAACAGAACTTGAAATAATCTTGAAAGAGATGGAGCAAACAGAGGAAGTGTCAGAACTCCTGGTCGAGCATTTGAGAGAATTGAACAAGACCTACGATTTCGATGAAATTATCAAGGTGATGGAACGCGTGCCCAATACCAAAGGTTAA
- a CDS encoding 4-hydroxyphenylpyruvate dioxygenase, with protein sequence MAYGSPLGIRRIYSFEFVVDFFDRSREFYINKLGFKESHRSTPEWEKIFSSRGVYFSANKIKILVSSPLSSHAYTARFLKTLSPGIRKVTFLVEDLQATIKYLQDHDATFIHEEKVLESEGTCHRFITITTPIGFLEFSFLQISGDENAIPLFESLPGANDTTSALKKIDHLTINARTLYPIANFFEHVMGMEEYWRVAFHTPDYSTGREGTGLTSRVMWDPASKIKFATNEPLCPHFNESQIQTFIDRNHGAGIQHIAFSVETIIDVVNRLRGQGVEFLDTPDSYYDLLMDRLRSCNVAQIDEALSDLKDHRILVDGKDDKYLLQIFLKDASLLYDEDNAGPFFYELIQRKGHQGFGEGNFRALFEAIESEESKR encoded by the coding sequence ATGGCTTATGGTTCCCCTCTTGGCATTCGCAGGATTTATTCGTTTGAGTTTGTGGTGGATTTTTTTGATCGGAGCCGCGAATTTTATATCAACAAACTGGGCTTCAAAGAATCGCATCGGTCCACCCCGGAGTGGGAGAAAATTTTCTCAAGCAGAGGGGTGTATTTTTCAGCGAATAAAATAAAGATTCTGGTTTCTTCGCCTTTATCTTCGCACGCCTACACCGCAAGATTTTTAAAGACGCTTTCGCCGGGAATCCGAAAGGTGACTTTTCTCGTTGAGGATTTGCAGGCGACGATCAAATACCTGCAGGATCACGACGCGACCTTCATCCACGAAGAAAAGGTTCTGGAGAGTGAAGGGACCTGTCACCGATTCATCACCATCACCACGCCGATTGGCTTTCTGGAGTTTTCTTTTCTTCAAATTTCTGGAGACGAAAACGCTATCCCTCTGTTCGAGTCCTTGCCGGGCGCGAATGATACGACATCGGCGCTGAAAAAAATCGATCATCTGACCATCAACGCCCGCACCTTGTATCCCATCGCCAATTTTTTTGAGCATGTGATGGGTATGGAGGAGTACTGGAGGGTTGCCTTTCATACGCCGGATTACAGCACCGGCAGGGAGGGCACTGGTTTGACTTCGCGGGTGATGTGGGATCCGGCGAGCAAAATCAAATTCGCCACGAATGAGCCGCTATGCCCGCATTTCAATGAATCCCAGATTCAAACTTTTATTGACCGGAATCACGGCGCAGGCATTCAGCACATCGCCTTTTCAGTCGAAACTATCATCGACGTGGTGAACCGTCTGAGAGGACAGGGGGTGGAATTTCTCGACACTCCCGACTCGTATTATGATTTGCTGATGGACCGCCTGCGATCCTGCAATGTGGCACAGATTGATGAGGCCTTGAGCGATTTAAAAGACCATCGCATCCTCGTGGATGGCAAGGACGATAAATATTTATTACAGATTTTTCTAAAGGACGCTTCGCTCCTTTATGACGAGGATAACGCAGGCCCGTTCTTCTATGAGCTGATTCAGCGCAAGGGTCATCAAGGTTTTGGCGAGGGAAATTTTAGAGCGCTGTTCGAGGCCATTGAGTCCGAGGAAAGCAAGCGATGA
- a CDS encoding fumarylacetoacetate hydrolase family protein, translating to MRFVRYLFNKDQPEHGLLRDQLIYPMNGMITTTALEFLAEESNAWKRIVGQKPVPMTSVTLLPPIEDPGAYLAFYSFEQHVKTCRAKRGLEMVPEWYDGPVWYNGSTRCFSGDRSLVHFPAGESKKDFELELAIIIKKKCFRVSVKEASKYIGAYTIVNDFSARALQEKIMRVGLGPAKAKDFNTGLGPCLVTPDEIGNPRNLSMRAWVNGELWSQGNSGDSHFTFEQMIAYASEDQTLYPGDVLSSGTVGTGCGFEQDRFLKKGDEVILEIENLGQLTHWIG from the coding sequence ATGAGATTTGTGCGGTATCTATTCAACAAGGACCAGCCCGAGCATGGACTTTTGCGCGATCAGCTCATTTACCCGATGAATGGCATGATCACGACGACGGCTTTGGAATTTCTTGCTGAAGAAAGCAATGCATGGAAGCGCATTGTGGGCCAGAAACCCGTCCCCATGACCAGCGTTACCCTGTTGCCTCCCATAGAAGATCCTGGCGCTTATCTGGCTTTTTATTCGTTTGAACAACATGTCAAAACCTGCCGCGCCAAACGCGGTTTGGAAATGGTCCCCGAATGGTATGACGGACCTGTCTGGTACAACGGATCGACGCGGTGTTTTTCCGGCGACCGGTCGCTCGTGCACTTTCCCGCCGGGGAGAGTAAGAAAGACTTTGAACTGGAGCTGGCGATCATTATCAAAAAAAAATGCTTTCGCGTTTCAGTGAAAGAGGCTTCGAAATATATTGGCGCCTACACCATCGTCAACGATTTCAGCGCTCGAGCGCTTCAGGAAAAAATCATGCGCGTCGGCCTGGGCCCCGCCAAGGCCAAAGACTTCAATACCGGCCTGGGCCCTTGTCTCGTCACCCCCGATGAAATCGGGAACCCGCGCAATTTATCCATGCGCGCCTGGGTGAACGGCGAACTCTGGTCGCAGGGCAACAGCGGCGACTCACATTTCACATTCGAACAAATGATCGCCTACGCCTCTGAAGATCAGACGCTGTATCCCGGCGACGTGCTTTCCAGCGGTACGGTAGGCACCGGTTGCGGTTTTGAACAGGACCGCTTTCTTAAAAAAGGAGACGAGGTCATTCTGGAAATTGAAAACCTGGGACAACTCACTCATTGGATAGGCTGA
- a CDS encoding homogentisate 1,2-dioxygenase, which translates to MFRYLKFGNVPPMHHIAHYSSSKQLLNEYCFTREGFEDSYSILYLHHPPTQEVESETYLEAAWSDYRKRDPQKLQRRHFQSLRFDSGRDYISGRKVLAFNESLTYGLCHPEIEESAFFANNDADELFFLRDGQIELQSLFGKLSLVAGDYFIIPRSCPYRFSGSKQARMIFVEAREGVGIPSEFINDRGQFKMDAPYSERSFKTPEWDAELFESDQACAIIRKRSEQYTRTFYSKNYFKMSGWDGFVYPFAINLKDIQPKTGRVHLPPSSHLTFSGGGFAVMSFLPRLLDFDEQAIPCPFYHSSVHCDELLLYVSGNFTSRKGIDKGSISYHPSGIPHGPHPGMYEKSIGAKSTDEQAVMVDTFSPLHLTQEGEALEAPDYPNSWREDAS; encoded by the coding sequence ATGTTTAGATATCTTAAATTTGGCAATGTACCGCCGATGCACCATATCGCTCATTATTCCTCAAGCAAGCAGTTGCTCAACGAATATTGTTTCACGCGCGAAGGTTTTGAGGACAGTTACTCAATTTTATATTTGCACCATCCGCCCACGCAGGAAGTGGAATCGGAAACTTACCTCGAAGCCGCCTGGTCGGATTATCGCAAACGGGACCCTCAAAAATTGCAACGCAGGCATTTTCAGAGTCTGCGCTTTGATTCCGGCAGGGACTATATATCCGGTCGCAAGGTATTGGCTTTTAATGAATCATTGACCTATGGCTTGTGTCACCCGGAAATAGAAGAGAGCGCATTCTTTGCAAATAACGACGCCGACGAGCTTTTTTTCCTGCGCGACGGGCAGATTGAATTGCAATCGCTGTTTGGCAAACTGTCCCTGGTCGCAGGAGATTATTTTATCATCCCTCGATCCTGCCCCTACCGCTTCAGCGGTTCCAAACAAGCGCGCATGATATTTGTTGAAGCCAGGGAGGGCGTCGGCATCCCTTCAGAATTTATCAATGACAGGGGACAGTTCAAAATGGATGCGCCCTATTCTGAAAGAAGTTTCAAGACGCCCGAATGGGACGCCGAACTGTTTGAGTCGGACCAGGCATGCGCGATCATTCGCAAACGGAGCGAACAATACACTCGCACTTTCTATTCGAAGAACTACTTCAAGATGTCGGGCTGGGATGGTTTTGTCTATCCCTTTGCGATCAATCTGAAAGACATACAACCCAAAACAGGGCGCGTGCATTTGCCCCCTTCCTCTCATTTGACCTTTTCAGGCGGAGGTTTCGCCGTCATGAGTTTTCTGCCGAGGCTTCTTGATTTTGACGAGCAGGCCATTCCCTGCCCCTTCTATCACTCGTCGGTGCATTGCGATGAACTTCTGCTATACGTCTCGGGAAACTTCACGAGTCGCAAGGGTATCGATAAAGGATCGATCAGTTATCACCCTTCGGGAATTCCTCACGGACCGCATCCCGGAATGTATGAAAAATCCATTGGCGCCAAATCAACCGATGAACAGGCCGTCATGGTGGACACCTTCTCCCCCCTGCATTTGACGCAGGAAGGCGAGGCGCTGGAAGCCCCGGACTATCCCAATAGCTGGAGAGAGGACGCATCATGA
- a CDS encoding flavin reductase family protein: MSKATEFVSIRPEEHFWVEIYHLMNSVVQPRPIAWISTVSEKGTYNLAPFSYFNLCSINPPVISNAIIYNRDGSEKDTLRNIKATGKYVVGNVSYENANSANVSSAPFGPEVDEFVEADVAFIDRGPNEPRLIADSAVNFICELNQTVKLGEGAGVGTLVLGNVKEILLSESLSNLDWKKGLPPELLKNVGRMGADHYAKTSDLFQLGRPEKK, encoded by the coding sequence ATGAGCAAAGCCACGGAATTTGTATCCATTCGACCTGAAGAACATTTCTGGGTGGAGATTTATCATCTCATGAACTCGGTGGTTCAACCGCGACCGATCGCATGGATTTCGACCGTGTCTGAAAAGGGAACCTATAACCTGGCGCCGTTCAGCTATTTCAACCTCTGCTCGATCAATCCGCCGGTCATTTCCAACGCCATCATTTACAATCGCGACGGTTCGGAAAAAGACACTCTGAGAAACATCAAGGCGACTGGAAAATACGTTGTCGGCAACGTGTCCTATGAAAATGCAAACAGCGCTAATGTCAGCTCGGCGCCTTTTGGACCGGAGGTAGACGAATTTGTGGAAGCTGATGTCGCCTTTATCGACCGGGGCCCGAACGAGCCAAGACTGATCGCAGACAGCGCGGTCAATTTCATCTGCGAGCTCAACCAAACGGTCAAGCTCGGCGAAGGGGCGGGAGTCGGCACCCTGGTTCTGGGCAACGTCAAGGAAATCTTGTTATCTGAAAGCCTTTCGAACCTGGACTGGAAGAAAGGCCTGCCGCCTGAACTTTTAAAGAATGTCGGAAGGATGGGCGCGGATCACTATGCTAAGACATCCGATTTATTCCAGCTGGGACGCCCTGAAAAAAAATGA
- a CDS encoding thiolase family protein: MKYAEHSYIYSAVRTPIGAFNGALSSVSAPDLAAVAITEALKRSAVSLDAIGSVYLGNVLPAGLGQAPARQAARKSGLPDHVGGFSVNKVCGSGLQCVILADQSVRLGQADFVVAGGMENMSRAPFLIPQMRRGHKLGNASMIDSMIHDGLWDSFEEKHMGQLSDALGQQLAYSRESQDAYALNSYARARRAQESGIFAREIACVSFTKKGVQTVIDKDEQPFADDLDDFASLSPVFDRERGSITKGNGAKLNDGAAAMVIGKETADLKPIARIIAHTTHAQSPATFALAPVEAIRKILKANQLSVNDIDLFEINEAFAVMSLAVNEQLGLNPEKVNVHGGSIALGHPIGATGARILVTLINALQERNLKRGLASLCIGGGEALAMIIERV; the protein is encoded by the coding sequence ATGAAATACGCGGAACATTCCTATATTTACAGCGCGGTTCGCACTCCCATTGGCGCTTTTAATGGAGCCCTGTCTTCCGTTTCGGCGCCCGATCTTGCGGCCGTTGCGATTACGGAGGCTTTGAAACGGAGCGCGGTTTCGCTGGATGCTATCGGCTCCGTGTACCTGGGCAATGTGCTTCCCGCCGGTCTGGGTCAGGCCCCGGCCCGGCAAGCCGCCCGAAAAAGCGGCCTGCCCGATCATGTCGGAGGATTCAGCGTCAACAAGGTCTGCGGCTCCGGCTTGCAGTGCGTGATCCTCGCCGATCAATCGGTGCGACTGGGGCAAGCGGATTTCGTGGTCGCAGGAGGCATGGAGAACATGAGCCGCGCTCCCTTTCTGATCCCTCAAATGCGCAGGGGTCATAAACTCGGAAACGCTTCGATGATCGACAGCATGATCCATGACGGCTTATGGGATTCTTTTGAAGAAAAGCATATGGGCCAGCTCAGCGATGCCCTGGGGCAACAGCTCGCCTACTCTCGCGAATCGCAGGATGCGTATGCGCTCAACAGTTACGCGCGCGCGCGTCGCGCCCAGGAGTCGGGAATATTTGCCAGGGAGATTGCCTGTGTTTCGTTCACGAAAAAGGGCGTTCAGACAGTCATCGATAAGGATGAACAACCCTTTGCGGACGATCTCGATGATTTCGCTTCCTTGTCTCCGGTATTCGACCGGGAGCGGGGAAGCATCACCAAGGGAAACGGCGCCAAGCTGAACGACGGCGCCGCCGCGATGGTCATCGGCAAGGAAACGGCGGACCTCAAACCCATCGCCAGAATTATCGCCCACACAACGCATGCGCAATCCCCCGCTACCTTCGCATTGGCGCCCGTAGAAGCGATTCGCAAAATCTTAAAGGCGAATCAATTGAGCGTGAACGATATCGACCTGTTCGAAATCAATGAAGCCTTCGCCGTCATGTCCCTGGCGGTGAACGAACAGCTGGGGCTGAATCCTGAAAAGGTGAACGTGCACGGCGGTTCTATTGCGCTGGGTCACCCCATTGGAGCGACCGGGGCGCGTATTCTTGTGACCCTGATCAACGCCTTGCAGGAAAGAAATCTCAAGAGAGGACTGGCCAGTCTATGCATCGGAGGGGGAGAAGCGCTTGCAATGATCATTGAAAGGGTTTAG
- a CDS encoding acetoacetate--CoA ligase, with product MNDILWEPSAEEVERSNMFHFMNAVNKEFSLSLNSYSQLHQWSVENHKEFWEFYRVYSGIKFRKPPHEILSQESMPGARWFEGAELNYAENLLQAPPEKLALISKLENRPLTRMSYGELKRDVVQFASALTALDIQPGDRVAGYLPNIPETLIAMLGCASIGAVWSSCSPDFGTQGVIDRLGQINPKLLVCSDGYFYNGKTFSVDDRIASIVKEVTSLKYLVRVPVINETLHAPDLSIAECFSWESFLSTGNPDRFEFQSLPFNHPLFILYSSGTTGRPKCIVHGAGGALLQHHKEHALHSNIDDTDVVFYYTTCGWMMWNWLASVLAQGACIVLYDGSPAFPSYDVLWDLIDETGISVFGTSPKFLSMNQQAGVSPKASSSLTSLKTILSTGSPLSKEDFHWVYEQVKTNVQLSSISGGTDIISCFMLGNPMLPVRAGQIQCLGLGMDVVALDESGRPVRSAKGELACRKPAPSMPIYFLNDPDNATYFNSYFSRIPGIWLHGDFIEINDHGGVIVYGRSDATLNPGGVRIGTAEIYRVIEKMEGVQDSLVIGVENKNDIQMILFVVLQKDMPLSDSLKIRMKTALKTEASPRHVPHAIYQVADIPRTMNGKKMELCVKNIFENRAVNNLMALSNPDCLREFETIKHAHESL from the coding sequence ATGAACGATATATTGTGGGAACCCAGCGCGGAAGAAGTTGAGCGGTCAAACATGTTTCATTTCATGAACGCCGTCAACAAGGAGTTCTCTTTATCCCTGAACTCTTATTCGCAACTGCATCAATGGTCCGTTGAGAATCACAAGGAGTTCTGGGAATTTTACCGCGTCTATTCCGGGATAAAATTTCGCAAACCGCCGCATGAAATTCTCTCCCAGGAAAGCATGCCCGGGGCGCGCTGGTTCGAAGGGGCTGAACTCAATTACGCCGAAAATTTGCTACAGGCTCCGCCTGAAAAACTAGCGCTCATCAGCAAACTGGAGAACCGGCCTCTGACAAGGATGAGCTATGGTGAATTGAAGCGGGACGTCGTTCAATTCGCCTCGGCCTTGACGGCGCTCGACATTCAACCCGGCGACCGCGTCGCCGGCTACCTGCCCAACATTCCCGAAACGCTCATCGCCATGCTCGGTTGCGCATCCATCGGCGCCGTCTGGAGTTCCTGCTCGCCGGATTTTGGCACGCAAGGGGTCATTGACCGTCTCGGGCAAATCAATCCCAAACTACTGGTTTGTAGCGACGGCTATTTTTACAACGGGAAAACTTTTTCAGTAGATGACAGGATCGCTTCTATCGTCAAAGAAGTGACAAGTCTCAAATACCTGGTCCGCGTTCCTGTCATCAATGAAACGCTCCATGCCCCCGATCTTTCAATCGCCGAATGTTTTTCCTGGGAATCTTTTTTAAGCACAGGGAACCCCGACCGTTTCGAATTTCAATCCCTCCCTTTCAACCATCCGCTATTCATCCTTTATTCTTCCGGGACGACGGGACGCCCCAAATGCATCGTTCATGGCGCGGGCGGGGCCTTGCTCCAGCATCATAAAGAACATGCGCTACACAGCAACATCGACGACACGGATGTCGTTTTTTATTACACGACCTGCGGATGGATGATGTGGAACTGGCTCGCCTCCGTTCTGGCGCAAGGCGCCTGCATCGTTCTTTACGATGGCTCCCCGGCCTTCCCCTCCTACGACGTCCTCTGGGACCTGATAGACGAGACCGGCATCAGCGTTTTTGGTACCAGTCCCAAATTCCTGTCCATGAACCAGCAGGCAGGGGTGAGCCCGAAAGCCAGCAGTTCCCTTACAAGTCTTAAAACGATCCTGTCCACCGGCTCTCCCTTGAGCAAGGAAGATTTCCACTGGGTCTATGAACAGGTGAAAACCAACGTTCAATTGTCGTCCATCAGCGGGGGCACCGACATCATCTCCTGCTTCATGCTGGGCAATCCCATGCTCCCGGTGCGCGCAGGCCAGATACAGTGCCTGGGACTGGGGATGGACGTCGTCGCTCTGGATGAATCGGGCCGCCCAGTACGCAGCGCCAAGGGCGAACTGGCCTGTCGCAAGCCCGCCCCTTCCATGCCGATTTATTTTTTGAATGACCCGGACAACGCAACCTACTTCAACTCCTATTTCAGCCGCATTCCCGGAATCTGGTTGCATGGCGATTTCATTGAGATCAACGATCATGGCGGCGTGATCGTGTACGGCAGAAGCGACGCCACCCTGAATCCCGGAGGGGTGCGCATCGGGACCGCTGAAATTTACCGAGTGATTGAAAAAATGGAGGGCGTGCAGGACAGTCTGGTGATAGGGGTCGAGAATAAAAACGATATTCAAATGATCCTGTTCGTCGTCCTGCAAAAGGACATGCCGTTGAGCGATTCTCTCAAGATCCGAATGAAGACCGCCTTAAAAACCGAAGCCAGCCCCCGGCATGTCCCTCATGCGATTTATCAGGTCGCTGATATTCCCCGGACAATGAATGGCAAAAAGATGGAGCTCTGCGTTAAAAATATTTTCGAAAACAGGGCCGTCAACAATTTGATGGCCCTGTCCAATCCTGACTGCCTGCGGGAGTTTGAAACAATAAAGCACGCCCATGAATCGCTCTGA
- a CDS encoding sodium-dependent transporter, translated as MSKPRKSIHGEWSSRFTFILAATGSAIGLGNIWKFPYIAGENGGGAFVFVFLICVLVLGLPLIIAEVAIGRYGRQNPINSISNIVEENKSHPMWAVTGWLCLLSGFIIFSFYSVISGWVFSYGLQMGLGTFQNISPDDSIKIFNQFLSQPWTLLFWHSLFSLLTLLVVAKGVQTGIEKAVEILMPVLLILILTLLAYALSTGKFMEGLRFMFDFDFSKLTGESILIAMGQAFFTLSLASGAMMIYGSYLPRGISIPKACFMIAAADTAIAILAGLAIFPIVFAHGLEPASGPGLIFQTLPVAFGNMFGGQVFGALFFMLLLLAAFTSAISMIEATVAWLVENHDMTRNKASLLGGLGAWLLGLGTLLSFNLWSGKTLFGKNFFENIDYLVTNIMMPLGGILIALFASWVMSKHSILNELGIKEGPGFWVWRVSAGLIAPVLVLLVFFHSIEFF; from the coding sequence ATGAGCAAACCCCGCAAGTCGATTCATGGCGAATGGTCCTCGCGTTTCACTTTCATACTTGCCGCGACGGGATCTGCGATTGGTTTGGGAAATATCTGGAAATTCCCCTACATCGCCGGAGAAAACGGAGGCGGCGCCTTTGTTTTCGTGTTCCTCATCTGCGTGCTGGTGTTAGGCCTGCCCCTGATCATTGCCGAAGTCGCCATTGGACGCTACGGTCGTCAAAATCCGATCAACTCCATAAGCAACATCGTAGAAGAAAATAAAAGCCACCCCATGTGGGCCGTCACGGGCTGGCTCTGTCTGCTATCCGGATTCATTATATTTTCGTTTTATAGCGTGATTTCAGGATGGGTCTTCTCCTACGGACTGCAAATGGGACTCGGGACATTTCAAAATATCAGTCCCGACGATTCGATAAAAATATTCAATCAATTTTTGTCCCAACCCTGGACCCTTCTGTTCTGGCACAGCCTGTTCAGCCTGCTGACCCTGCTCGTCGTCGCCAAAGGCGTGCAGACAGGAATCGAAAAGGCGGTAGAAATTCTAATGCCTGTGTTGCTGATCCTGATACTCACCCTTCTCGCCTACGCCCTCTCCACGGGAAAATTCATGGAAGGCCTGCGCTTCATGTTCGATTTCGATTTTTCAAAACTGACAGGGGAAAGCATTCTGATCGCAATGGGACAGGCCTTTTTCACTCTCAGCCTGGCGTCGGGCGCGATGATGATCTATGGCTCCTATCTGCCGCGTGGCATATCGATTCCCAAAGCCTGCTTCATGATCGCCGCCGCAGACACCGCCATAGCCATACTGGCGGGACTGGCCATCTTCCCCATCGTTTTCGCGCACGGGCTGGAACCCGCATCCGGCCCCGGCCTGATCTTTCAGACCCTGCCCGTCGCCTTTGGAAATATGTTCGGGGGACAAGTGTTCGGCGCCTTGTTTTTCATGCTCCTCCTGCTGGCCGCTTTCACCTCGGCAATCTCAATGATAGAAGCGACGGTCGCCTGGCTGGTGGAAAATCATGATATGACGCGTAACAAAGCCTCGCTTCTGGGCGGGCTGGGCGCCTGGCTCCTGGGACTCGGCACGCTACTCTCGTTCAACCTTTGGTCGGGCAAAACTTTGTTTGGAAAAAATTTTTTCGAGAACATCGACTATCTGGTCACCAATATCATGATGCCGCTCGGCGGGATTTTGATCGCCCTCTTTGCCTCCTGGGTGATGTCCAAACACTCGATCCTGAACGAACTCGGGATCAAGGAAGGCCCGGGCTTCTGGGTCTGGAGGGTTTCGGCAGGCCTGATCGCTCCTGTATTGGTTCTTCTGGTTTTCTTCCACTCCATTGAATTCTTCTAA
- a CDS encoding zinc-dependent peptidase gives MWQWFRNYQRKKILATPFPSAWEKQVQKNLQYYQHLTLDEKKRLQELIQIFIAEKTWSGCNGLILTDEIRVTIAAHACLLILALPNDSYRNVESIYVYPTTVFSPESKVGFFEVVTNPVRGPMPILGEAHHHGGPVILVWDEVKKETRHPEYGHNVVYHEFAHKLDMLDDSADGTPPLASREEYQRWTEVCSKEYLELCEQVEQGEELFFDSYAATDEAEFFAVATEHFFCEPKDMKLYHPELYQVLQSFYRQDPATRSST, from the coding sequence ATGTGGCAATGGTTCAGGAATTATCAGCGGAAAAAAATACTGGCGACTCCTTTCCCCAGCGCCTGGGAAAAGCAGGTTCAGAAAAACCTTCAATACTACCAACATCTCACCCTTGATGAAAAAAAGCGCCTGCAGGAGCTCATCCAAATCTTTATCGCAGAAAAAACCTGGTCGGGTTGCAATGGCCTGATATTAACGGATGAAATTCGCGTCACCATTGCCGCCCATGCCTGCCTGCTCATCCTTGCCCTGCCTAACGATTCCTATCGCAATGTGGAATCTATTTACGTTTACCCGACCACCGTATTTTCACCCGAGAGCAAGGTCGGATTCTTCGAAGTCGTCACCAACCCCGTGCGCGGCCCCATGCCCATTCTTGGCGAAGCGCATCATCACGGCGGACCGGTGATACTCGTCTGGGATGAAGTGAAGAAAGAAACCCGCCACCCCGAATACGGACACAATGTGGTCTATCACGAATTCGCCCATAAACTGGACATGCTCGACGACAGCGCCGACGGCACCCCGCCGCTGGCGAGTCGCGAAGAATATCAACGCTGGACTGAAGTCTGCTCGAAAGAATATCTGGAACTATGCGAGCAAGTGGAACAGGGAGAGGAACTGTTCTTTGACAGTTATGCGGCAACGGACGAGGCGGAATTTTTTGCGGTGGCGACGGAGCATTTCTTTTGCGAACCAAAAGACATGAAGCTCTACCATCCGGAACTCTATCAGGTCCTGCAGAGTTTCTATCGCCAGGACCCGGCGACGAGAAGCTCCACTTGA